The Epinephelus lanceolatus isolate andai-2023 chromosome 14, ASM4190304v1, whole genome shotgun sequence genome has a window encoding:
- the LOC144466773 gene encoding trace amine-associated receptor 13c-like, with protein sequence MTASSVDTLRARTNITSIRLITRVVEEVHAALPQSLRAFAENCALCDQWSENSEYSFPSLLIYPAVREWQEGGGQLLSFTTPHLDTFKDVRKKALYHVCVKVLNLHSLAGLKESRWAEFFGTDVSPKGSWRSLYKLPVEKRTADLQWRVICSGSCQSCSSLKMEELCFPQLLNTSCRKPTSPWANFVLLNIVLYFISLLTVALNLLVIISVSHFRQLHTPTNILLLSLAVSDFLVGLLVIPGEVLLKTACWFLGDLMCLLYYYVSLIFSSTSIGNMVLISVDRYVAICDPLHYTTRVTVKRVKLCVCLCWLCAVSYCSLLLKDDLTQPGRYNSCHGECVIVMNHTAGAVDLVVTFIVPISVIVVLYMRVFVVAVSQARAMRSHITAVTLQLSVNPQTKKSELKAARTLGVLVAVFLICFCPFYCVALAGDAMVSSPSASFVFYLFCFNSCLNPLIYALFYSWFRKAVKLIVSLQILQPGSCETNIL encoded by the exons ATGACAGCAAGTTCTGTGGACACCCTGAGAGCGAGGACCAACATCACCTCTATCAGGCTCATCACcagagtggtggaggaagtcCATGCCGCCCTGCCACAATCTCTGAGAGCTTTTGCAGAGAACTGTGCTTTATGTGATCAGTGGTCTGAGAACAGTGAATACAgcttcccctctctgctcattTACCCAGCAGTGAGGGAGTGGCAGGAGGGAGGTGGTCAGCTGCTGTCTTTTACAACCCCTCACCTGGACACTTTTAAGGATGTAAGGAAGAAAGCACTTTACCATGTCTGCGTGAAGGTGCTGAACCTGCACTCTTTGGCAGGGCTGAAGGAGTCGAGGTGGGCTGAATTTTTTGGCACAGACGTGTCCCCGAAAGGCAGCTGGCGGTCCCTGTACAAGCTGCCCGTTGAAAAGCGGACAGCAGACCTCCAGTGGAGGGTT ATTTGTTCAggaagctgccagagctgcagctctctgaagATGGAGGAGCTCTGCTTTCCACAACTGCTCAACACCTCCTGCAGAAAGCCCACCTCTCCTTGGGCCAACTTTGTGCTCCTTAACATTGTGCTGTACTTTATCTCTCTGCTCACTGTGGCTCTTAACCTCCTTGTCATCATCTCAGTCTCCCACTTCAG gCAGCTCCACACACCCAccaacatcctcctcctctctctggctgtctcaGACTTTCTCGTGGGCCTCCTGGTGATACCAGGAGAAGTCCTGCTAAAAACAGCCTGCTGGTTTCTTGGTGACCTCATGTGTTTGCTCTATTATTATGTGTCCCTCATATTTAGTTCTACTTCCATAGGAAACATGGTGCTCATATCAGTCGACCGCTATGTGGCTATTTGTGACCCTCTGCATTACACCACCAGAGTCACTGTGAAAAgagttaaactgtgtgtgtgtctgtgttggctcTGTGCTGTTTCTTACTGCAGTCTCTTGTTAAAGGATGACCTGACTCAACCAGGCAGGTATAATTCCTGCCATGGGGAGTGTGTGATTGTCATGAACCACACTGCAGGAGCTGTTGACCTTGTTGTAACCTTTATTGTTCCCATTTCTGTCATTGTCGTTCTGTACATGAGAGTATTTGTTGTGGCTGTGTCTCAGGCTCGTGCCATGCGCTCTcacatcacagctgtcactctccagctttcagtgaatccacaaacaaagaaatctgaGCTGAAAGCAGCCAGGACTCTTGGTGTTCTTGTAGCTGTGTTTCTAATATGTTTCTGCCCATTTTACTGTGTCGCTCTTGCAGGTGATGCCATGGTCAGTTCTCCATCTGCAtcatttgtgttttatctgttcTGTTTTAACTCATGTCTTAACCCCTTGATCTATGCCTTGTTTTATTCCTGGTTTAGAAAAGCAGTTAAACTCATTGTCAGTCTTCAGATTCTGCAGCCTGGCTCCTGTGAGACCAACATACTGTAG
- the LOC144466775 gene encoding trace amine-associated receptor 13c-like, whose translation MEELCFPQLLNTSCRKPTSPWANFVLLNIVLYFISLLTVALNLLVIISVSHFRQLHTPTNILLLSLALSDFLVGLLVLPGEVLLKTYCWFLGDLLCLLYFYVSFIITSSSIGDMVLISVDRCVAICDPLHYTTRVTVKRVKLYVCLCWLCAVSYCSLLLKDDLTQPGRYNSCHGECVIVINHTVGVVDLVVTFIVPISVIVVLYMRVFVVAVSQARAMRSHITAVTLQLSVNQQTKKSELKAARTLGVLVVVFLICFCPFYCVTLAGDALVSSSSASFVFYLFYLNSCLNPLIYALFYSWFRKAVKLIVSLQILQPGSCSPNIL comes from the exons ATGGAGGAGCTCTGCTTTCCACAACTGCTCAACACCTCCTGCAGAAAGCCCACCTCTCCTTGGGCCAACTTTGTGCTCCTTAACATTGTGCTGTACTTTATCTCTCTGCTCACTGTGGCTCTTAACCTCCTTGTCATCATCTCAGTCTCCCACTTCAG gCAGCTCCACACACCCAccaacatcctcctcctctctctggctctctcaGACTTTCTCGTGGGCCTCCTGGTGCTACCGGGAGAAGTCCTGCTAAAAACATACTGCTGGTTTCTTGGTGACCTCTTGTGTTTGCTCTATTTTTATGTGTCCTTCATCATTACGTCTTCTTCGATAGGAGACATGGTGCTCATATCAGTCGACCGCTGTGTCGCGATTTGTGACCCTCTGCATTACACCACCAGAGTCACTGTGAAAAGAGTTaaactgtatgtgtgtctgtgttggctcTGTGCTGTTTCTTACTGCAGTCTCTTGTTAAAGGATGACCTGACTCAACCAGGCAGGTATAATTCCTGCCATGGAGAGTGTGTGATTGTCATTAACCACACTGTAGGAGTTGTTGACCTTGTTGTAACCTTTATTGTTCCCATTTCTGTCATTGTCGTTCTGTACATGAGAGTATTTGTTGTGGCTGTGTCTCAGGCTCGTGCCATGCGCTCTcacatcacagctgtcactctccagctttcagtgaatcaacaaacaaagaaatctgaGCTGAAAGCAGCCAGGACTCTTGGTGTTCTTGTAGTTGTGTTTCTAATATGTTTCTGCCCATTTTACTGTGTCACTCTTGCAGGTGATGCCTTGGTCAGTTCTTCATCTGCAtcatttgtgttttatctgttcTATTTGAACTCATGTCTTAATCCTTTGATCTATGCCTTGTTTTATTCCTGGTTTAGAAAAGCAGTTAAACTCATTGTCAGTCTTCAGATTCTGCAGCCTGGCTCCTGCTCCCCCAACATACTGTAG
- the LOC144466774 gene encoding trace amine-associated receptor 8a-like, whose translation MPHGRNACVGTAAATRYLRKEEYMVEHITRPRCSSSPDDDDPASDQKLPGRQQHTICSGSCQSCSSLKMEELCFPQLLNTSCRKPTSPWANFVLLNIVLYFISLLTVALNLLVIISVSHFRQLHTPTNILLLSLAVSDFLVGLLVIPGEILLKTSCWFLGDLICLLYYYVSVIIVCSSIGNMVLISVDRYVAICDPLHYTTRVTVKRVKLCVCLCWLCAVSYCSLLLKDDLTQPGRYNSCHGECVIVMNHTAGVVDLVVIVIVPISVIVVLYMRIFVVAVSQARAMRSHITAVTLQLSVNQKTKKSELKAARTLGVLVVVFLICFCPFYCVTLAGDALVSSSSAWLYLFYLNSCLNPLIYALFYSWFRKAVKLIVSLQILQPGSCSTNIL comes from the exons ATGCCCCACGGAAGGAACGCGTGTGTAGGTACAGCGGCGGCCACAAGGTATCTGAGGAAGGAGGAATATATGGTCGAGCACATCACCAGGCCCAGGTGCAGCTCATCACCTGATGACGACGATCCCGCCTCGGACCAGAAGCTGCCAGGAAGACAACAGCACACA ATTTGTTCAggaagctgccagagctgcagctctctgaagATGGAGGAGCTCTGCTTTCCACAACTGCTCAACACCTCCTGCAGAAAGCCCACCTCTCCTTGGGCCAACTTTGTGCTCCTTAACATTGTGCTGTACTTTATCTCTCTGCTCACTGTGGCTCTTAACCTCCTTGTCATCATCTCAGTCTCCCACTTCAG gCAGCTCCACACACCCAccaacatcctcctcctctctctggctgtctcaGACTTTCTCGTGGGCCTCCTGGTGATACCGGGAGAAATCCTTCTAAAAACATCCTGCTGGTTTCTTGGTGACCTCATATGTTTGCTCTATTATTATGTGTCCGTCATCATTGTGTGTTCTTCGATAGGAAACATGGTGCTCATATCAGTCGACCGCTATGTGGCTATTTGTGACCCTCTGCATTACACCACCAGAGTCACTGTGAAAAGagttaaactctgtgtgtgtctgtgttggctcTGTGCTGTTTCTTACTGTAGTCTCTTGTTAAAGGATGACCTGACTCAACCAGGCAGGTATAATTCCTGCCATGGAGAGTGTGTGATTGTCATGAACCACACTGCAGGAGTTGTTGACCTTGTTGTAATCGTTATTGTTCCCATTTCTGTCATTGTTGTTCTGTACATGAGAATATTTGTTGTGGCTGTGTCTCAGGCTCGTGCCATGCGCTCTcacatcacagctgtcactctccagctttcagtgaatcaaaaaacaaagaaatcgGAGCTGAAAGCAGCCAGGACTCTTGGTGTTCTTGTAGTTGTGTTTCTAATATGTTTCTGCCCATTTTACTGTGTCACTCTTGCAGGTGATGCCTTGGTCAGTTCTTCATCTGCATGGCTTTATCTGTTCTATTTGAACTCATGTCTTAATCCTTTGATCTATGCCTTGTTTTATTCCTGGTTTAGAAAAGCAGTTAAACTCATTGTCAGTCTTCAGATTCTGCAGCCTGGCTCCTGCTCCACCAACATACTGTAG